Proteins encoded together in one Neobacillus sp. FSL H8-0543 window:
- a CDS encoding HAMP domain-containing sensor histidine kinase, which yields MFRNREFLLFTLLLGTISLTATGISAVIFSIQTAIFVLFSTVLLILCNLYFTKWRYREIEKLSSYLRRISSGDYTLDVRDNYEGELSILKSDIYKVTAMLSEQGSLLQQDKIKLMDAISDISHQLKTPLTSMMVMADLLSDPKLNESKREEFTGNIGAQLERMEWLVSSLLKLSKIDAGTVQFKKDKITVHELIQKAVASVLIPMDIKEQTLKVTGEESVAFLGDLNWTAEAIINIFKNCVEHTGEGGEISLSFSENALFTEIMIKDNGKGIPKEDLPYIFKRFFKGKNASEDSVGIGLAMAYSIIRNQNGDIQVTSEPGKGTCFQMKFYKQVI from the coding sequence ATGTTTCGCAATCGGGAATTCCTGCTGTTTACACTCCTTTTGGGAACCATAAGTCTCACAGCAACTGGTATATCTGCCGTCATATTTTCAATACAAACCGCCATATTCGTACTTTTCTCGACTGTATTACTGATACTTTGCAATCTATATTTTACCAAATGGAGGTACCGCGAAATAGAAAAGCTCTCTAGTTATTTGCGACGTATTAGCAGCGGGGATTACACACTTGATGTTCGTGATAACTATGAGGGTGAGCTTAGCATTTTGAAAAGCGATATTTATAAAGTGACTGCTATGCTTTCGGAGCAGGGCTCGCTCTTACAACAGGATAAAATAAAATTAATGGATGCAATCTCAGATATTTCACACCAACTCAAAACACCACTAACCTCTATGATGGTGATGGCTGATTTGTTAAGTGACCCTAAGCTCAATGAATCAAAACGAGAAGAATTTACCGGTAACATCGGTGCACAATTAGAAAGAATGGAATGGCTTGTCTCCTCATTATTAAAATTATCTAAAATAGATGCGGGAACGGTGCAATTTAAAAAAGATAAAATTACTGTTCATGAATTAATCCAAAAAGCAGTTGCTTCTGTTTTAATACCGATGGATATTAAAGAACAAACGCTAAAAGTGACTGGTGAAGAGTCTGTAGCTTTTCTTGGCGATCTCAACTGGACTGCAGAAGCGATAATCAATATTTTTAAAAATTGTGTGGAGCATACCGGGGAAGGCGGAGAGATATCTTTATCCTTTTCGGAAAATGCGTTGTTTACTGAAATAATGATTAAGGATAATGGCAAGGGTATTCCTAAGGAAGATCTTCCCTATATTTTTAAGCGGTTTTTTAAAGGAAAGAATGCAAGTGAGGATAGTGTTGGAATTGGGCTTGCTATGGCTTATAGCATTATCAGGAATCAAAATGGAGATATTCAGGTAACCAGTGAACCTGGTAAGGGCACCTGTTTTCAAATGAAGTTTTACAAACAGGTAATATAA
- a CDS encoding DUF3006 family protein, which produces MMKGYLDRIEENKYAVILVEEIQKEFIISKDELPIGSAEKSYFDITIENDKIATLKLNEQSTISEQQKTNDLMAKLRSKSKESKFKKK; this is translated from the coding sequence ATGATGAAGGGTTATTTAGACAGGATTGAAGAGAATAAATATGCGGTAATATTAGTCGAGGAAATCCAAAAAGAATTCATTATCTCAAAAGATGAGTTACCAATAGGAAGCGCTGAAAAATCATACTTCGACATTACCATTGAAAATGATAAAATCGCAACACTAAAACTAAACGAGCAATCAACTATATCAGAACAGCAGAAAACAAATGATTTAATGGCAAAGCTACGTTCAAAAAGTAAGGAGAGCAAATTTAAAAAGAAGTAA
- a CDS encoding SRPBCC family protein: MNKLYNLTKLKILKPTNDVFEAFVDPSKIGKFWFSSSSERWEQGKKITLKYDEYDYQGDIEVLEIELNKKIVFNGNGNIVTITLEEADNSSTIIEVIEEGFKEDDEELISHILDNKEGWVYMLTCLKGYLEYGVTLRGALVK; encoded by the coding sequence ATGAATAAATTGTATAACCTTACAAAATTAAAGATATTAAAACCAACAAATGATGTATTTGAAGCCTTCGTAGACCCTTCAAAAATCGGTAAATTTTGGTTTTCCTCAAGTTCGGAAAGATGGGAACAAGGTAAGAAGATTACCTTGAAATATGATGAATACGATTACCAAGGGGACATCGAGGTACTAGAAATCGAGTTAAATAAGAAAATTGTTTTCAACGGCAATGGAAATATTGTCACAATTACCTTAGAAGAGGCAGATAACTCAAGTACAATTATTGAAGTTATCGAAGAAGGTTTTAAAGAAGATGATGAGGAATTAATCAGTCATATATTAGATAACAAAGAAGGATGGGTTTATATGTTAACCTGTTTAAAAGGTTATTTAGAGTATGGTGTTACTTTGAGAGGAGCACTAGTTAAATAG
- a CDS encoding response regulator transcription factor, which yields MKILLVEDDKTIASGLEFSLQQDDYETILCHNAESAKNILAEILNEIDLCLFDLSLPDGSGYDLCELVKKRSDIPVIFLTALDDEVNVVMGLDMGADDYITKPFRLRELLSRIKSVLRRYNKQSQTQLKTNIEIENIRINTLEGKVFKNGDEVLMTALEYRLLLIFANHIGQVLTRNQLLERIWDVAGDFVNDNTLTVYIKRLREKLEDNPQSPTIIKTIRGLGYKVGE from the coding sequence ATGAAAATATTATTAGTGGAAGACGATAAAACGATTGCATCCGGATTGGAATTTTCATTGCAACAAGATGATTATGAGACAATCCTCTGCCATAATGCCGAATCCGCTAAAAATATCCTTGCAGAAATATTGAATGAGATTGATTTATGTTTGTTCGATCTCTCGTTACCAGATGGAAGCGGGTATGATTTATGTGAATTGGTTAAAAAGCGGAGCGATATTCCGGTCATTTTCTTAACAGCCTTAGATGATGAAGTGAATGTGGTCATGGGCCTTGATATGGGAGCAGATGATTATATTACAAAGCCGTTCCGCCTTCGTGAGTTACTATCCCGGATTAAGTCTGTGCTTCGCCGGTATAATAAACAATCACAAACACAGCTGAAAACCAATATTGAAATAGAAAATATCCGTATCAATACACTAGAAGGTAAAGTCTTTAAAAATGGCGATGAAGTGCTAATGACTGCTTTAGAGTATCGTCTGTTATTGATTTTTGCCAATCATATTGGTCAAGTACTCACCAGAAACCAATTACTGGAGAGAATTTGGGATGTGGCTGGAGATTTCGTTAACGATAATACCCTGACAGTTTACATAAAAAGATTAAGAGAAAAGCTGGAGGATAACCCACAAAGTCCGACGATTATTAAAACGATACGAGGCTTAGGCTATAAGGTAGGTGAGTAA
- a CDS encoding MBL fold metallo-hydrolase translates to MLRRNLFALFSFIIIFLVSGCGQETIEKKDTADTVKQEEKAEDSAVSEKKEEQQDQIKDDSKVDTSELSGLKVHYIDVGQGDSTLLQFSHDGEDFTILIDAGNWNGNEVVNYLTSQKVKQIDIAVGTHPDADHIGQLDKVINSFNVGEVWLSGNTNPSQTFQKLISAIESKDLDYHEPRLGEEFEIGPLLIEVLNPKTITENDNDESISLKLTYGNVRFIFTGDASTDEELKMLQSGMNVKADILHLGHHGSTTSTHPKFLSEVSPSVAIYSAGLNNTYGHPHEEVVNRVHSAGIKLYGTDVHGTVIVSTDGIDYKVLTKKDGTISPSSAGSGNTTTDDSTNKQNESKQITGQCIDVNRASFDQVQQIKHIGTARAEELISLRPFTSIDDLGRIKGIGPARIKDIKTEGLACIGG, encoded by the coding sequence ATGCTTAGACGTAACCTTTTTGCTCTTTTTAGTTTCATCATTATTTTTCTAGTCAGCGGATGCGGACAAGAAACGATTGAAAAAAAAGATACAGCTGATACAGTTAAACAAGAAGAAAAAGCTGAAGACTCTGCTGTTTCAGAAAAGAAAGAGGAACAACAGGATCAAATTAAAGACGATAGTAAAGTAGACACTAGTGAATTATCCGGGCTGAAAGTCCATTATATTGATGTGGGCCAAGGAGATTCGACATTACTTCAATTTTCCCATGATGGTGAAGACTTTACAATACTTATCGATGCAGGAAACTGGAATGGGAATGAAGTAGTAAATTATCTAACTTCCCAAAAGGTAAAGCAAATTGATATTGCGGTCGGTACTCATCCTGATGCCGATCACATTGGGCAACTGGATAAGGTGATAAACTCGTTTAATGTTGGAGAAGTTTGGTTATCCGGTAACACAAACCCTTCTCAAACCTTCCAAAAACTCATTAGCGCCATCGAATCCAAGGATTTAGATTACCATGAACCCAGATTGGGAGAAGAGTTTGAAATCGGACCATTACTTATTGAAGTATTAAACCCAAAGACAATAACAGAAAATGATAATGATGAATCGATTTCTTTGAAACTTACGTATGGAAATGTCCGCTTCATTTTTACAGGCGATGCGAGTACGGATGAAGAATTGAAAATGCTTCAAAGTGGAATGAATGTCAAGGCAGATATTCTTCATCTCGGGCATCACGGCTCAACTACCTCAACACATCCCAAATTTTTGAGTGAAGTAAGTCCATCCGTAGCTATTTACAGCGCTGGCTTAAACAATACGTATGGTCATCCGCATGAAGAAGTGGTCAATCGAGTTCACAGTGCCGGAATTAAGCTTTATGGTACCGATGTTCATGGAACAGTTATAGTCTCAACGGATGGAATAGACTATAAAGTATTAACCAAAAAAGACGGAACGATTTCACCATCAAGTGCGGGAAGCGGAAATACAACTACAGACGATTCAACTAACAAACAGAATGAATCAAAACAGATAACGGGTCAATGTATTGACGTGAATCGTGCTAGCTTTGATCAGGTACAGCAAATCAAACATATTGGAACAGCTCGTGCAGAGGAATTAATAAGCTTAAGACCTTTTACCTCTATCGACGATTTAGGAAGAATTAAAGGGATCGGACCTGCAAGGATTAAGGATATTAAAACAGAAGGACTTGCTTGCATTGGAGGATAA
- a CDS encoding MFS transporter: MILPINTPIYVKQNFKYNNIHPIFLSEGNQLFMSEGNSSTFLPVNSKYLVVAIALGVILNPLNTTMITVALPDIQNDFQLTSKDISWLIASYFMISAICLPLTGKISDVYGRKKIFITGLILVAISSFMAPLSTNVMFLLGMRAIQALGTSALYPAGIGIIRTYIEKNQNRVISTLSVFATTSAAFGPTISGLLVEYGGWPVIFYVNFPVIILSAILAFKYIPGDSKFAAKTFKWDVIGIILFGLFLSSWMFFLLSLESGFSLWRMIVSILFTFSFYYFEKKKSEPFINVIYLRKNLNVSFLYVQYILATVVFFSMLLAMPSYLQTVVMLDSKTAGLMMLSISIFAMLMTPIATRWIERAGFRIPLLFGGIVGIVGVGLLLLSNRTLPLFWLFMILAIIGLGNGAVSIGLQNLLYSFVTKQQSGIASGLLMTSRYIGNILASSLFGVMFASGMSDSSKNGMTVVLLVVTVLSIPGIFYITKLRSYSETDGTL, from the coding sequence ATGATTTTACCAATAAATACACCTATTTATGTTAAGCAGAATTTTAAATATAATAATATTCATCCAATATTTTTAAGTGAAGGGAATCAATTGTTCATGTCAGAAGGGAATTCATCAACTTTTTTACCCGTAAATTCCAAATATTTAGTCGTTGCAATCGCATTAGGGGTTATTTTAAACCCGCTAAATACAACAATGATTACAGTTGCCTTACCAGATATTCAAAACGATTTTCAACTTACATCAAAAGATATCTCTTGGTTAATTGCCTCTTATTTTATGATTAGCGCCATTTGTTTACCGCTAACTGGCAAAATCAGTGATGTTTATGGAAGAAAGAAAATCTTTATCACAGGACTTATATTAGTAGCTATTTCTTCCTTTATGGCACCTCTTTCTACGAACGTGATGTTTTTACTAGGTATGAGAGCTATCCAGGCATTAGGGACATCCGCACTTTATCCTGCTGGAATCGGAATTATTCGAACATATATTGAAAAAAATCAAAATAGAGTTATCTCAACCTTATCTGTATTTGCAACCACTTCAGCCGCCTTCGGACCGACGATTAGCGGATTATTAGTTGAGTATGGCGGGTGGCCAGTTATTTTTTATGTTAATTTTCCAGTAATCATTCTTTCGGCGATTCTAGCTTTTAAATATATTCCTGGCGATAGTAAATTTGCTGCCAAAACCTTCAAATGGGATGTCATTGGAATTATTTTATTTGGTTTATTTTTATCTAGTTGGATGTTCTTTTTACTATCATTAGAAAGTGGTTTTAGTCTATGGCGAATGATTGTCTCAATACTATTTACCTTTTCATTTTATTATTTTGAGAAAAAGAAGTCTGAACCGTTTATCAATGTTATTTATTTAAGGAAAAATCTAAACGTTTCCTTCCTTTATGTACAATACATTTTAGCTACCGTGGTCTTTTTCTCGATGCTGCTTGCAATGCCGTCGTACTTACAAACAGTAGTCATGCTTGATTCCAAAACAGCAGGTCTGATGATGCTTTCTATTTCCATCTTTGCCATGCTGATGACACCTATCGCTACCCGGTGGATTGAAAGAGCTGGTTTTAGAATCCCTTTATTGTTCGGCGGTATAGTGGGGATTGTAGGAGTAGGTTTATTATTACTATCAAATCGGACCTTGCCACTATTCTGGTTATTTATGATTCTTGCAATTATCGGTTTAGGCAATGGCGCAGTCAGCATTGGGTTACAAAATCTTCTTTATTCTTTTGTAACTAAACAACAAAGCGGAATTGCCTCTGGTTTGCTGATGACGTCAAGATATATTGGGAATATCCTTGCATCCAGCTTATTTGGGGTGATGTTTGCATCCGGTATGAGTGATTCCAGTAAAAATGGAATGACCGTTGTCCTATTAGTCGTAACTGTTCTTTCCATACCAGGGATTTTTTACATTACTAAACTTAGATCATATTCAGAAACGGACGGAACATTATGA
- a CDS encoding YdeI/OmpD-associated family protein: MENSTKTIIDKLNFKKYAAKLILGKPDDITEFETIEYEVVIKKDKYDLIFVFIFSLEEFSTYLKEVIDKQLLNDNGYIYIAYPKKNNPQYDKYIERDEIYSAKNYDEEGYVHGSNLKFARMVSLNEVFTVIGIKSSSKKITKSTKNSQCVDDYIERIVDITNYLKNNQDLLKIYNELTPGYQKDWARYVYSAKRKETQAKRLLDMETVLGEGYKTMDLYKRKNR; encoded by the coding sequence ATGGAAAATTCTACGAAAACAATTATTGATAAATTAAATTTTAAAAAATACGCTGCTAAATTAATTCTAGGTAAACCAGATGATATTACTGAGTTTGAAACAATAGAATATGAAGTAGTAATCAAGAAGGATAAATATGATCTCATCTTTGTCTTTATTTTTAGTTTAGAGGAGTTTTCAACCTATTTAAAAGAAGTCATTGACAAGCAATTACTAAATGACAATGGTTATATATACATTGCATATCCGAAAAAAAATAATCCGCAATATGATAAATACATAGAACGAGATGAAATTTATAGTGCCAAAAATTATGATGAAGAAGGTTACGTGCATGGAAGTAACTTAAAGTTTGCGAGAATGGTTAGTTTAAATGAAGTGTTTACAGTGATAGGAATTAAGTCTTCATCCAAAAAAATCACAAAAAGCACGAAAAACAGTCAATGTGTGGATGACTACATAGAACGGATAGTGGACATAACAAATTATTTAAAAAATAACCAGGATTTACTAAAAATCTACAACGAGTTAACCCCAGGTTATCAAAAGGATTGGGCACGTTATGTATATAGTGCGAAAAGGAAAGAGACACAAGCAAAACGACTTCTAGATATGGAGACAGTGCTAGGTGAAGGCTATAAAACAATGGATTTATATAAAAGAAAAAATAGATAA
- a CDS encoding DUF1801 domain-containing protein has protein sequence MAYETKTKETDTSVIEFIEQVENPKKREDAYKLLDIFTETSGFQAKMWGPSIIGFGKYHYKYASGHEGDAPLVGFSPRKAKISLYFAPGDTKREELLKVFGKHTTGKACVYVNKVADIDVDVLKELITQSIAFLKATYPNYKY, from the coding sequence ATGGCATATGAAACAAAGACAAAAGAAACAGATACCAGTGTTATTGAGTTTATTGAACAAGTTGAGAATCCGAAGAAGCGTGAGGATGCCTATAAATTATTAGATATTTTTACAGAGACAAGTGGTTTTCAAGCAAAGATGTGGGGACCGAGTATTATTGGATTCGGTAAATACCATTACAAATATGCGTCTGGACATGAAGGAGATGCCCCACTTGTTGGTTTTTCCCCAAGAAAGGCTAAAATCAGTTTATATTTTGCCCCTGGTGATACGAAACGAGAAGAATTGTTGAAGGTTTTTGGAAAACATACAACGGGGAAAGCGTGTGTGTATGTTAATAAAGTAGCTGACATTGATGTTGATGTTTTAAAAGAATTAATAACTCAATCGATTGCATTTCTAAAAGCAACTTATCCGAATTATAAGTACTAA
- a CDS encoding ABC transporter ATP-binding protein — protein sequence MNILQIENLSKVYGKGETAVKALDDVSFSVKKGEFVTIIGPSGSGKSTLLHLLGGVDRPTSGKVLVDNTDIYQLDETQLAIFRRRQIGLIYQFYNLIPILTVEENITLPILLDHHKVDPKQFEKIVNTLGLNNRLNHLPNQLSGGQQQRVSIGRALVSNPAIMLADEPTGNLDSKNSGEIMELLKMFNKTFNQTLIVITHDERIALQADRVISMEDGRIAKDEVIRP from the coding sequence ATGAATATATTACAAATAGAAAATCTGTCTAAAGTGTATGGCAAAGGAGAAACGGCGGTTAAGGCACTTGATGATGTTTCCTTCTCAGTGAAAAAGGGTGAATTTGTAACGATTATCGGTCCTTCGGGCTCTGGAAAATCTACGTTACTACATTTACTTGGCGGGGTGGATCGACCTACAAGCGGTAAGGTACTCGTTGATAACACGGATATTTACCAGTTGGATGAAACACAGTTAGCGATCTTTAGACGTAGACAAATCGGGTTAATTTATCAGTTTTATAATCTTATTCCGATTTTAACAGTAGAAGAAAATATTACCCTTCCAATACTGTTAGACCATCATAAAGTGGACCCTAAACAGTTCGAGAAGATTGTGAATACATTAGGTTTGAATAACCGCTTAAATCATTTGCCCAACCAGTTGTCAGGAGGTCAACAGCAGCGGGTTTCAATCGGACGTGCACTAGTAAGTAATCCAGCAATTATGCTTGCAGATGAACCGACAGGTAACTTGGATAGTAAGAATAGTGGCGAGATCATGGAACTGCTTAAAATGTTTAATAAAACGTTTAATCAGACACTTATTGTCATTACACATGATGAACGGATTGCATTACAAGCAGATCGTGTCATTTCTATGGAAGATGGAAGGATTGCCAAAGATGAGGTGATTCGTCCGTGA